A genomic stretch from Bos mutus isolate GX-2022 chromosome 4, NWIPB_WYAK_1.1, whole genome shotgun sequence includes:
- the UPP1 gene encoding uridine phosphorylase 1 isoform X2, whose protein sequence is MASTAAETEKPEDHNDLVQLCNPHIAAMKEDILYHFSLSTSTHDFPAMFGDVKFVCVGGSPSRMKAFIKYVAMELGFAHPGADYPNICEGTDRYAMFKVGPVLSVSHGMGVPSIAIMLHELIKLLYHARCSGVTLIRIGTSGGIGLEPGSVVITRQAVDPCFKPEFEQIVLGKREVRNTDLDEQLVQELARCSAELGEFPTVVGNTMCTLDFYEGQGRLDGALCSYTEKDKQEYLQAAYAAGIRNIEMEASVFAAMCNACGLRAAVVCVTLLNRLEGDQISSPHEVLAEYQQRPQRLVGQFIKKRLMQA, encoded by the exons ATGGCCTCCACCGCGGCTGAAACGGAGAAGCCGGAAGATCACAA TGACTTGGTGCAGCTTTGCAATCCCCACATAGCAGCAATGAAGGAAGACATCCTCTACCACTTCAGCCTCAGCACTAGCACGCACGATTTCCCAGCCATGTTTGGAGATGTGAAG TTTGTGTGTGTTGGAGGAAGCCCTTCCCGGATGAAAGCCTTCATCAAGTACGTGGCCATGGAGCTGGGCTTTGCCCACCCGGGTGCTGACTATCCCAACATCTGTGAGGGCACTGACCGCTACGCCATGTTTAAAGTGGGCCCGGTGCTGTCGGTCAGC CACGGGATGGGCGTCCCCTCCATCGCTATCATGCTGCATGAGCTCATCAAGCTGCTGTACCATGCTCGCTGCTCCGGCGTCACCCTCATCCGCATCGGCACTTCCGGTGGGATAG GTCTGGAGCCCGGCTCGGTGGTCATCACCCGGCAGGCAGTAGACCCGTGCTTTAAGCCGGAGTTCGAGCAGATTGTCCTCGGGAAGCGAGAGGTCCGGAACACGGACCTGGATGAGCAGCTGGTGCAGGAGCTGGCGCGCTGCTCCGCGGAGCTCGGCGAGTTCCCCACAGTCGTGGGCAACACCATGTGCACCCTGGACTTCTATGAGG GGCAAGGCCGCCTGGACGGGGCACTCTGCTCCTACACTGAAAAGGACAAGCAGGAGTACCTGCAGGCAGCCTACGCGGCCGGCATCCGCAACATCGAGATGGAGGCGTCGGTCTTTGCTGCCATGTGCAACGCCTGTGGCCTCCGAG CGGCCGTGGTGTGCGTCACCCTCCTCAACCGCCTGGAAGGAGACCAGATCAGCAGCCCCCACGAGGTGCTGGCCGAGTACCAGCAGCGGCCCCAGCGGCTAGTAGGCCAATTCATCAAGAAGCGCCTGATGCAGGCCTGA